The DNA region CGACCGTCTGGCCGATGCGCTTGAGACCCAAGCTACGCAGCGTGTCACGCTGGTTCTGCTTCTCACTGATTACCGACTTGATCTGGGTAATTTTGAGGTTTTTAGCCATGCTTACGCACCTGCCTTTGCCTGTTCAGCACGCTCTGCAGCGGCCTTGGCCTCTGCGCGAACGATGCGTGCGGGCGCCACCTGATCAAAGTCAAGCCCACGGCGAGCTGCGACCGCGCGAGGCTCTTCCAGAAGCTGGAGAGCTGCGACGGTTGCGTGCACGATGTTGAGCGTGTTCGATGAACCGAGTGACTTTGAAAGTACGTCGTGAATGCCTGCGCACTCAAGAACTGCACGAACAGGGCCACCGGCGATAACACCGGTACCGGCTGCTGCGGGACGAAGCAGAACAACGCCTGCTGCGGCCTCACCCTGAACTGGGTGCGGGATGGTGCTGCCGACGCGAGGAACGCGGAAGAAGTTCTTCTTCGCCTCTTCGACGCCCTTCGAAATTGCGAGGGGAACTTCCTTCGCCTTTCCGTAGCCAACGCCAACCATGCCGTTACCGTCGCCTACGACGACGAGAGCGGTGAAGCTAAAGCGACGACCACCCTTAACAACCTTTGAAACGCGGTTGATCGTTACAACGCGCTCGAGGAACTGGCTCTCGTTACGATCACGAGCGCCACGCTCACCACGGGTGCCGCGATCGCGGCTGCCACGGCGTGCTTCGCGAGGTTCGTTGCGGTGTTCCTGGGCCTGGTTCTGGCCTTCCGCTGCCTCGTTCTGTGGCTCTGCAGTCACTTGCTGCTCCTTCTGATTCTCGCTCACAGGCTCAGCCCTACCTCTCGGGCTCCGTCAGCAACCGCTGCAACGCGGCCCGCGTACTTGCTGCCGCCACGGTCGAAGACAACAGAAACAATTCCTGCATCCTTCGCGCGTGCGCCAACGAGCTCGCCAACCTTGCGTGCCTTAGCGGTCTTGTCGCCGTCGAATGCACGGAGGTCAGCCTCCATGGTCGAGGCGTATGCAATGGTGTGGCCCTTTGCATCATCAACAACCTGCACAAACACGTGACGTGATGAGCGGGTTACGACGAGACGGGGGCGCTCGGTGGTGCCAACAATCTTTTTGCGCAGGCGTGCGTGGCGGCGAATACGTGCCGCTGCACGGCCCTTGGCGCGAGTCATTGATCCGGCCATGATTACTTACCAGCCTTTCCAGCCTTGCGACGAACCTGTTCGCCTTCGTAACGCACGCCCTTGCCCTTGTAGGGTTCTGGCTTGCGGAGCTTACGAATGTTTGCTGCGGTTTCGCCTACAGCCTGCTTGTCAATGCCGCGAACCGTGATCTTGTTGTTGCCTTCGACCTCGATGGTGATGCCCGCGGGTGCATCGAACTGGACCGGGTGTGAGAAGCCGAGGGCGAGCTCGAGGCCCTGCCCCTTCGCCTGGACACGGTAACCGGTGCCGACAACCTCGAGCGACTTTGCGTAGCCCTCGGTGACGCCGATGATGATGTTGTTGAGCAGGGTACGAGTCAGGCCGTGCAGCGAACGTGATTCACGCTCGTCGTTCGGGCGGCTGACAGTGATCTGCCCATCTTCGAGTGCAACCGTAATGGGAGCAGGAACGGTGTGTGAGAGTTCGCCCTTGGGGCCCTTCACAGTGACGTCCTGACCATTGATGGTTACCGTTACGCTACCGGGAACTCCGATAGGAAGCTTTCCAATACGTGACATGAGAGCCCCCTACCAAACGTAAGCGAGAACTTCCCCGCCTACGCCCTTCTGCTCGGCTTCACGGTCCGTGAGGAGCCCTGAAGAGGTTGACAGGATTGCGATTCCCAGGCCACCGAGTACCGTTGGCACCTCGGTTGAACGCGCGTATACCCGGAGGCCGGGCTTTGAAACGCGCTTAATGCCTTCAATCGAACGTGAACGGTTCGGGCCGTACTTCAGCGTGAGGGTGAGGTTGGTGCCGACGCGAGCGTCTTCAACCTTCCAGCCTGAAATGTAGCCTTCACGCTTGAGGATATCTGCAATGCGCTCCTTGAGTTTGGAGCCAGGAACAGAGACCTCATCGTGGTACGCCGAGTTGGCGTTGCGCAGTCTGGTAAGCAAGTCTGCTACCGGATCTGTCATCGTCATGATGTGTCTTCTTTCTCGCCTGGTTTCGTCGACCCGTACACGGGAGACGACCTGGGTGGTTCATGAGCGGCCAGGACCAGCTGCACGAGGCAGCTGTCCAGACGCCAGTGTCGGGCAGGCCGAAGCCTGCCCGATCCTGACCGTCATGGTGAACTATTTACGCGTCTTGCTTGAACGGGAAGCCGAGCTCTCGCAGGAGAGCGCGTCCTTCCTCATCCGACTTCGCGGTGGTAACGACAGTGATGTCGAAACCGCGCACGCGATCAATCTTATCCTGATCGATCTCGTGAAATACACTCTGTTCGGTCAAACCGAAGGTGTAGTTACCGTTTCCGTCGAACTGCTTGGGTGAAAGACCACGGAAGTCACGAATACGCGGCAGTGCCAGCGATACGAGACGGTCCATGAACTCCCACGCGCGATCGCCACGCATGGTGACGTGTGCACCAATTGCCTGGCCCTCGCGCAGCTTGAACTGAGCGATCGACTTGCGAGCCTTGGTTACCATCGGC from Leucobacter sp. UCMA 4100 includes:
- the rpsH gene encoding 30S ribosomal protein S8; amino-acid sequence: MTMTDPVADLLTRLRNANSAYHDEVSVPGSKLKERIADILKREGYISGWKVEDARVGTNLTLTLKYGPNRSRSIEGIKRVSKPGLRVYARSTEVPTVLGGLGIAILSTSSGLLTDREAEQKGVGGEVLAYVW
- the rplE gene encoding 50S ribosomal protein L5, whose protein sequence is MAEQTAAVAGKIQPRLKQKYRADIVPALQKEFGYNNVMQVPRIVKIVVNSGVGEAARDSKVIEGAINDLTLITGQKPMVTKARKSIAQFKLREGQAIGAHVTMRGDRAWEFMDRLVSLALPRIRDFRGLSPKQFDGNGNYTFGLTEQSVFHEIDQDKIDRVRGFDITVVTTAKSDEEGRALLRELGFPFKQDA
- the rpmD gene encoding 50S ribosomal protein L30; this encodes MAKNLKITQIKSVISEKQNQRDTLRSLGLKRIGQTVVREDTLANRGYVRTVAHLVEVEEID
- the rplR gene encoding 50S ribosomal protein L18; amino-acid sequence: MAGSMTRAKGRAAARIRRHARLRKKIVGTTERPRLVVTRSSRHVFVQVVDDAKGHTIAYASTMEADLRAFDGDKTAKARKVGELVGARAKDAGIVSVVFDRGGSKYAGRVAAVADGAREVGLSL
- the rpsE gene encoding 30S ribosomal protein S5 encodes the protein MSENQKEQQVTAEPQNEAAEGQNQAQEHRNEPREARRGSRDRGTRGERGARDRNESQFLERVVTINRVSKVVKGGRRFSFTALVVVGDGNGMVGVGYGKAKEVPLAISKGVEEAKKNFFRVPRVGSTIPHPVQGEAAAGVVLLRPAAAGTGVIAGGPVRAVLECAGIHDVLSKSLGSSNTLNIVHATVAALQLLEEPRAVAARRGLDFDQVAPARIVRAEAKAAAERAEQAKAGA
- the rplF gene encoding 50S ribosomal protein L6, producing the protein MSRIGKLPIGVPGSVTVTINGQDVTVKGPKGELSHTVPAPITVALEDGQITVSRPNDERESRSLHGLTRTLLNNIIIGVTEGYAKSLEVVGTGYRVQAKGQGLELALGFSHPVQFDAPAGITIEVEGNNKITVRGIDKQAVGETAANIRKLRKPEPYKGKGVRYEGEQVRRKAGKAGK